A section of the Mycobacterium sp. 3519A genome encodes:
- a CDS encoding xanthine dehydrogenase family protein molybdopterin-binding subunit has product MTRPLPAALVSGQPVTRVDGRLKVTGKASYAADHPAPNLVYAALVCSTVARGSVDRIDPAAAVRDTDVLRVLTDFGGVKLPYDIRQVSCFGQPVAIVVAKTLEAAMHGASLVDVKYRPGPQLTNIDAPQAEQKPGTRTRDYARGDADNVLRGAAVVSDLRYSIMRNNHNPMEIPATVASWDGDRLTVWDKVQSISGAQSTYADAFGVPTDHVRVISPFVGGAFGSAGTTWPHQLLAAFAARQMRRPVKLMLTRKQYYSGIGYRPTSRQRMAIGADRTGRITAIVHEAHTETSRYNAYEDNAMTGARFMYGSPNMRSTYRVVPLDINPGTFMRGPGATTGAFALESAMDDLAHRLRMDPIELRLRNEPDRDLSENLPFSTRRVTDCLRRSADTFGWSRRNPTPRSVRDGSQLIGIGVAAAVYHTARSECAAVARINADGGAEIECGTSDMGPGTYTSMTQVAADALGLPLSRVRFALGDSNFPPAPSHSGSRTMASVGSAVFTVANMLRDRFVRTAVVDPGSPLNGLRPADVSVADGRMFHAGEQTRGESYQDLLRRRGWKTLDTQQTWSPDDADSRYSMSAYGAVFAEVAVDEALGTVRIRRIYACYDAGRIINPKLAHSQAIGGMVGGIGMALLEGTQLDYRDGRIVNANMSDYLVPVNADVPMLDADYLPAEDMLADPLGVKGLGELVIVGVPAAIANAVFNATGRRVTDLPITLDKLL; this is encoded by the coding sequence GTGACGCGGCCACTGCCCGCCGCCCTGGTCTCGGGGCAACCGGTGACCCGGGTGGACGGCAGGCTCAAGGTCACCGGCAAGGCGTCCTACGCCGCCGACCACCCGGCGCCGAACCTGGTATACGCGGCGCTGGTGTGCAGCACCGTCGCACGCGGCAGTGTGGACCGCATCGACCCCGCCGCCGCGGTGCGCGACACCGATGTGCTGCGCGTGCTCACCGATTTCGGCGGGGTCAAGCTGCCCTACGACATCCGTCAGGTGTCCTGCTTCGGCCAGCCTGTCGCGATCGTGGTGGCAAAGACGCTCGAGGCGGCCATGCACGGCGCGTCGCTGGTCGACGTGAAGTACCGGCCAGGCCCGCAGCTGACGAACATCGATGCGCCGCAGGCAGAACAGAAGCCGGGCACCAGGACACGCGACTATGCGCGCGGCGACGCCGACAATGTGCTGCGCGGCGCGGCGGTGGTCAGCGATCTGCGTTATTCGATCATGCGCAACAACCACAATCCGATGGAGATCCCGGCGACCGTGGCCAGTTGGGACGGTGATCGACTCACGGTGTGGGACAAGGTGCAGAGCATCAGCGGGGCGCAGAGCACCTACGCGGACGCGTTCGGTGTGCCGACCGATCATGTGCGGGTGATCTCCCCGTTCGTCGGCGGTGCCTTCGGCAGTGCGGGCACCACCTGGCCGCATCAACTGCTGGCGGCGTTCGCGGCCAGGCAGATGCGGCGGCCGGTGAAGTTGATGCTGACCCGCAAGCAGTACTACAGCGGCATCGGCTATCGGCCGACCAGCCGTCAGCGGATGGCCATCGGCGCCGACAGGACCGGCCGGATCACCGCCATCGTGCACGAGGCGCACACCGAGACGTCGCGGTACAACGCGTACGAGGACAACGCGATGACGGGCGCCAGGTTCATGTACGGCTCACCCAATATGCGCTCGACGTATCGGGTGGTGCCGTTGGACATCAATCCGGGGACGTTCATGCGCGGCCCCGGCGCCACCACCGGCGCCTTCGCGCTGGAGTCGGCGATGGACGACCTGGCCCACCGGTTGAGGATGGACCCGATCGAGTTGCGGCTGCGCAACGAGCCCGACCGGGATCTTTCGGAGAACCTGCCGTTCTCCACTCGACGGGTCACCGACTGTCTGCGACGCAGCGCGGACACGTTCGGCTGGTCGCGCCGCAACCCCACGCCGCGATCGGTGCGCGACGGCAGCCAGTTGATCGGCATCGGAGTGGCCGCGGCGGTGTACCACACCGCGCGCAGCGAATGTGCGGCCGTGGCCAGGATCAACGCCGACGGCGGAGCAGAAATCGAATGCGGCACAAGCGATATGGGCCCCGGCACCTATACGTCGATGACGCAGGTGGCCGCGGACGCGCTCGGGTTGCCGCTGAGCCGGGTGCGATTCGCGCTCGGCGACAGCAATTTTCCGCCAGCGCCGTCGCATTCGGGTTCGCGCACCATGGCGAGCGTCGGGTCGGCGGTGTTCACGGTTGCCAACATGCTGCGCGACCGGTTCGTGCGCACCGCGGTCGTCGACCCCGGCTCGCCGCTGAACGGCCTGCGGCCCGCGGATGTCTCGGTCGCCGACGGACGGATGTTCCACGCCGGCGAGCAGACCCGCGGCGAGAGCTACCAGGACCTGCTACGGCGACGCGGCTGGAAAACCCTTGACACACAGCAGACCTGGTCGCCGGACGATGCGGATTCCCGCTACTCGATGTCGGCATACGGCGCGGTGTTCGCCGAGGTCGCCGTCGACGAGGCGCTGGGCACGGTGCGGATACGGCGCATCTACGCGTGTTACGACGCGGGCCGGATCATCAACCCGAAGCTGGCGCACAGCCAGGCAATCGGCGGGATGGTCGGCGGCATCGGGATGGCGCTGCTGGAGGGTACGCAGCTGGACTACCGCGACGGGCGCATCGTCAACGCGAACATGTCGGACTATCTGGTTCCGGTCAACGCCGACGTGCCAATGCTGGACGCCGACTACCTGCCCGCCGAGGACATGCTCGCCGACCCGCTCGGGGTCAAGGGCCTCGGCGAGCTCGTCATCGTCGGGGTGCCTGCCGCGATCGCCAACGCGGTGTTCAACGCGACGGGCAGGCGTGTCACTGACCTGCCGATCACCCTGGACAAGCTGCTCTAG